One Danio aesculapii chromosome 13, fDanAes4.1, whole genome shotgun sequence DNA window includes the following coding sequences:
- the LOC130239532 gene encoding nuclear factor NF-kappa-B p100 subunit-like isoform X1 — translation MAGALSMDDTHYQMRFVDNEPIPFMDIPYMHEAFEVKNESFVQETVDGPYIQIIEEPKQRGFRFRYECEGPSHGGLPGASSERNRRTYPTVKLLNFVGNARVEVQLVTHTDPPRVHAHSLVGRHCNESGVCTIDVGPSDFTAQFSNLGILHVTKRGVVEVLTKRLKEEKRRMKEPVNKFSEAEEHALMQEAKELGKSMDLNIVRLKFTAYLQDSNGSYTRALKPVVSNPIYDSKSPNASNLKISRMDKTSGSVLGGEEVFLLCDKVQKDDIDIRFYEEEDDWEALGDFSPTDVHKQYAIVFKTPPYRCTDISRPVTVFLQLKRKKGGDCSEPKQFTYVPHNQDKEEVQRKRMKALPEHYSGWRGGPQGGAGAFGGPGSGTGGGGMGGGFPFNTMDNSAFYVGGCGGYGGGAQMSDSPPQTDGANTQSQPNSQIRQQLIQIALHNRANLAAKCNARALLQYSSTGDARPLLALQRHLCGVQDENGDTPLHLAIIHQKTVVAEQLIQALNSSPQQKFFNKLNKLSQAPLHLAVITKQPKLVEKLMKSGADPSLLDREGRTALHLAAHTGDDAILRLVLSLLGEHYSHLINSADFTGQYPVHLAVKKDGERCLRLLVEAGAKINMPEQKSGCTALHLAVRDNLLKLACNLITELKADVNACTYGGNSPLHLAASQGSPHLCSMLIAAGADKRIENDEPLFLSSSSSDEDEESEKKLSEDMVQQVHCLSISSERGVFNPRKRPAAGHTPFDLAKSQKVRDLLDGRKGPKPNSLSPKRIKISTEEVNQDLNNEVLSKLCGILIHDDVPWRELAEKLGMLTLTHLYQDSASPCQKLLESYQLSGGPVDALVEALQALGVREGVRLLRDSQPKEDKQSSDSTEDSGFGSQSIGEEMANPAVANH, via the exons ATGGCTGGAGCACTAAG CATGGATGATACGCATTATCAAATGAGATTTGTGGACAATGAG CCGATACCGTTTATGGATATTCCATATATGCATGAAGCTTTTGAGGTGAAAAATGAGTCCTTTGTGCAAGAGACAG ttgatGGCCCTTACATACAGATAATTGAGGAGCCAAAGCAG agaggATTCAGATTTCGTTATGAATGTGAGGGCCCATCCCACGGTGGCCTACCAGGGGCCTCCAGCGAAAGGAACAGGAGGACATATCCCACTGTCAAG TTGTTAAACTTTGTGGGCAATGCTCGTGTGGAGGTTCAGCTGGTGACACACACAGACCCTCCTCGCGTTCACGCGCACAGCCTTGTGGGTCGACACTGTAATGAAAGCGGGGTCTGCACTATTGATGTCGGGCCTAGTGATTTCACAGCACA ATTCAGTAACTTGGGCATCCTGCATGTCACAAAGAGAGGAGTGGTTGAAGTCTTAACGAAAAGGCTGAAAGAAGAGAAGAGGAGGATGAAAGAGCCTGTAAATAAGTTTAGTG AAGCAGAGGAACATGCTCTTATGCAAGAAGCCAAAGAGTTGGGCAAAAGCATGGATCTAAACATTGTACGATTAAAGTTCACTGCTTACCTGCAGGACAGCAATGGGAGTTACACCAGAGCCTTGAAGCCTGTTGTGTCCAATCCTATATATGACAGCA AATCACCAAACGCTTCCAATCTGAAGATCTCTCGTATGGATAAAACCTCTGGGTCAGTGCTGGGAGGAGAAGAGGTCTTTTTGCTCTGTGATAAAGTTCAAAAAG ATGATATTGACATCCGCTTTTATGAGGAGGAAGATGACTGGGAGGCATTAGGAGACTTTTCTCCCACTGATGTCCACAAACAG tatgcgATTGTGTTTAAGACGCCTCCGTACCGCTGCACAGACATCTCGCGACCTGTCACAGTGTTTCTGCAACTTAAGAGGAAGAAGGGTGGCGACTGCAGCGAACCAAAGCAGTTCACATATGTCCCACACAATCAAG ACAAAGAAGAGGTTCAGAGGAAGAGGATGAAGGCTCTTCCAGAGCATTATAGTGGCTGGCGTGGAGGACCCCAGGGTGGAGCGGGGGCCTTTGGAGGACCTGGATCTGGAACAGGAGGAGGAGGAATGGGAGGAG GTTTCCCTTTTAATACGATGGATAATTCAGCGTTTTATGTTGGTGGATGTGGAGGATATGGTGGAGGTGCACAAATGTCTGACTCCCCTCCTCAAACTGATGGAGCAAACACACAGTCTCAGCCGAACTCTCAAATACGACAACAGCTCATTCAGATTG CTCTACACAATCGTGCCAATTTGGCGGCAAAATGCAATGCTCGTGCTTTATTACAGTACAGCAGCACAGGAGATGCGCGCCCCCTGCTGGCGCTGCAGAGACATCTGTGTGGCGTGCAAGATGAAAACGGAGACAC GCCTCTCCACTTGGCCATTATTCACCAGAAAACTGTTGTGGCGGAACAGCTTATTCAGGCCTTGAACAGCAGCCCACAGCAGAAGTTCTTCAACAAACTCAACAAGCTCAGTCAG GCTCCATTGCATCTGGCTGTGATCACAAAGCAACCCAAGTTAGTAGAGAAGTTGATGAAATCGGGTGCAGACCCGAGTCTGCTGGACCGAGAGGGCCGGACAGCGCTTCACTTGGCCGCACACACTGGTGATGATGCCATACTACGACTGGTTCTGAGCCTGCTAGGAGAGCACTACTCCCATTTAATAAACAGCGCTGACTTCACAG GTCAGTATCCAGTCCATCTCGCTGTGAAGAAAGACGGAGAGCGTTGTCTGCGATTGCTGGTAGAAGCAGGAGCAAAGATTAACATGCCAGAGCAGAAAAGTGGCTGCACTGCACTGCACCTGGCAGTGAGGGACAACCTGTTAAAACTGGCCTGTAATCTCATCACTGAG CTGAAGGCTGATGTGAATGCCTGTACCTACGGGGGCAACAGTCCTCTTCATTTAGCTGCCAGTCAGGGCTCTCCACATCTCTGCTCCATGCTGATCGCTGCAG GTGCTGATAAACGCATAGAGAACGACGAGCCTCTTTTCCTGAGCTCGTCTTCCTCAGATGAAGATGAGGAGAGCGAGAAGAAGCTCTCAGAAGACATGGTTCAGCAAGTTCACTGCTTGTCGATATCATCCGAGAGAGGAGTGTTTAATCCACGAAAGCGACCTGCTGCAGGACACACTCCCTTTGACCTGGCCAAATCCCAAAAG GTTAGAGATTTATTAGATGGCAGGAAAGGCCCCAAGCCCAATTCACTCAGCCCTAAGAGGATTAAAATAAGCACAGAAGAAG TAAACCAGGATTTGAACAATGAGGTGCTGAGCAAACTGTGTGGGATTCTAATTCATGACGATGTACCTTGGAGGGAACTGGCTGAAAAACTGGGTATGCTGACACTTACCCATCTGTACCAGGACAGCGCTTCACCCTGCCAGAAGCTGCTTGAAAGCTATCAG TTGAGTGGTGGTCCTGTTGATGCCCTGGTGGAGGCGCTGCAGGCTCTGGGTGTAAGGGAAGGAGTGAGGCTGCTGAGAGATAGTCAACCCAAAGAAGACAAACAGAGCTCAG ACTCCACAGAGGACAGTGGTTTCGGCAGTCAGTCTATTGGAGAGGAGATGGCAAATCCTGCAGTGGCCAATCACTGA